A genomic segment from Pollutimonas thiosulfatoxidans encodes:
- a CDS encoding amino acid ABC transporter ATP-binding protein encodes MTDAQTSRAVGQEGRPAHGGTIIEIDGLNKWFDKFHVLTDISLTVSAGERIVICGPSGSGKSTLIRCINGLEKVQQGRIAVNGIDLTAKAGNIDAVRQEVGMVFQQFNLFPHMTIMQNCMLAPMRSRGKSKAEAEELAMKYLTRVRIGDQAKKYPSQLSGGQQQRVAIARALCMTPKIMLFDEPTSALDPEMVKEVLDTMIGLAEDGMTMLCVTHEMGFARSVADRVIFMADGKIVEQAPPEQFFSNPQHETTRNFLGQILNH; translated from the coding sequence ATGACAGACGCACAGACCAGCCGTGCTGTCGGTCAAGAAGGTCGTCCCGCCCATGGCGGGACGATCATCGAGATCGATGGATTGAACAAGTGGTTCGACAAGTTCCACGTTCTGACTGACATCAGCCTGACCGTGTCCGCTGGCGAGCGTATCGTCATCTGCGGTCCATCCGGTTCCGGTAAATCCACACTGATCCGTTGCATCAACGGGCTCGAAAAAGTGCAGCAAGGCCGTATTGCCGTCAATGGTATCGACCTGACTGCCAAGGCGGGCAATATCGACGCCGTCCGCCAGGAAGTGGGCATGGTGTTTCAGCAGTTCAATTTATTCCCCCACATGACCATCATGCAGAACTGCATGTTGGCCCCCATGCGATCGCGCGGGAAAAGCAAGGCAGAGGCCGAAGAGCTGGCCATGAAGTATCTGACCCGGGTGCGCATTGGCGACCAAGCCAAAAAATATCCCAGCCAGTTGTCGGGCGGGCAACAGCAGCGCGTGGCGATAGCCCGGGCCTTGTGCATGACACCCAAGATCATGCTGTTCGACGAACCGACCTCCGCACTGGACCCCGAAATGGTGAAAGAGGTGCTGGACACCATGATAGGCTTGGCTGAAGACGGCATGACCATGCTTTGCGTGACGCACGAAATGGGTTTCGCCCGCAGTGTTGCCGACCGTGTGATCTTCATGGCCGACGGCAAGATCGTCGAGCAGGCGCCGCCCGAGCAATTCTTCAGCAATCCCCAGCACGAAACGACCCGGAACTTCCTGGGCCAAATACTGAATCACTGA
- a CDS encoding ABC transporter permease, whose amino-acid sequence MIRYTVRRLLYGMLILLGVNLLTFVLFFAVNTPDDMARLSIGGQRVSQTAIDRWKVQRGYDKPLFVNTQASGAAQWTDTIFYTRSVPLLRMDFGFSDDGRDISHEIATRMGPSLALALPTFALGLFVCIAFALLLVFFKGTRLDFAGVVICVVLLSISGLFYIIAGQWLFAKVLRWVPYSGFVDGWNSIRFLILPVLIGIISGLGAQARFYRTLFLEEASKDYVRTARAKGLAERVVLFRHVLRNAMLPILTGTVSAIPLLFMGSLISESFFGIPGLGSYTIDAINAQDFSIVRAMVFLGSALYIVGLILADLSYTLVDPRVRFE is encoded by the coding sequence ATGATCCGTTATACCGTCCGGCGCCTGCTGTATGGCATGCTGATTCTATTGGGCGTCAACCTGCTGACCTTCGTGCTGTTCTTCGCGGTCAACACGCCAGACGATATGGCCCGCCTTTCCATAGGCGGGCAGCGTGTCAGCCAAACCGCCATCGACCGCTGGAAGGTGCAGCGGGGCTACGACAAACCCTTGTTCGTCAACACGCAGGCCAGCGGCGCCGCGCAATGGACGGACACCATTTTTTATACCCGCTCAGTGCCTCTGTTGCGCATGGACTTCGGATTTTCAGATGATGGCCGCGACATCAGCCACGAGATCGCGACCCGGATGGGTCCCAGCCTGGCCCTGGCGCTGCCGACCTTTGCATTGGGCCTGTTCGTTTGTATTGCTTTTGCCTTGCTGCTGGTGTTTTTCAAAGGCACGCGGCTGGATTTCGCGGGGGTGGTGATCTGCGTGGTCTTGCTTTCGATTTCGGGCCTGTTCTATATCATCGCCGGGCAATGGCTGTTTGCCAAAGTGTTGCGCTGGGTGCCGTACTCGGGTTTTGTGGATGGCTGGAACAGCATACGGTTTCTTATCCTGCCGGTGCTGATCGGGATTATTTCAGGCTTGGGGGCTCAGGCACGGTTCTATCGCACCTTGTTCCTGGAAGAGGCCAGCAAGGACTATGTGCGTACAGCGCGTGCCAAAGGCCTGGCTGAACGCGTCGTGCTCTTTCGGCATGTGCTGCGTAATGCCATGTTGCCGATACTCACGGGCACCGTGTCCGCCATCCCGCTGTTGTTCATGGGCAGTCTTATCTCGGAGTCGTTTTTTGGTATTCCCGGCCTGGGCAGCTACACCATAGACGCGATCAACGCGCAGGATTTCTCCATCGTCCGCGCCATGGTCTTCCTGGGCTCCGCCCTGTACATCGTGGGACTGATACTGGCGGATCTTTCCTATACGCTGGTCGATCCACGAGTCCGGTTCGAGTAG
- a CDS encoding DUF423 domain-containing protein, translated as MTDRLLVIFAALTLMVGVGTGAFGAHALKRILSPDMLAIWQTAVQYQMVHGLGMLLIALLATRYGSPLLHYAGMLMFAGVVVFSGSLYLLAFTGIRWLGAITPFGGLAFIAAWAMVALAAWRSAP; from the coding sequence ATGACAGATCGCCTGCTCGTTATTTTTGCCGCCCTTACCCTGATGGTGGGCGTAGGAACCGGCGCCTTTGGCGCGCACGCGCTCAAGCGCATCCTTAGCCCGGACATGCTTGCCATCTGGCAAACGGCTGTGCAGTACCAAATGGTCCATGGCTTGGGCATGCTGCTGATCGCGCTGCTGGCGACCCGCTACGGCTCGCCCCTGCTGCACTATGCCGGCATGCTGATGTTTGCGGGGGTAGTGGTATTCAGCGGCAGCCTTTATTTGCTGGCCTTCACCGGCATCAGGTGGTTGGGCGCCATTACGCCTTTCGGTGGCTTGGCATTTATTGCGGCCTGGGCCATGGTTGCGCTGGCCGCTTGGCGCAGTGCTCCTTAG
- a CDS encoding sugar kinase, with product MSHTLDVVTFGEAMMLLVADQPGPLEQARGFSKRTAGAETNVAIGLSRLGNKVGWASRLGDDSMGRYLLAEMQGEGIDCSHVVSAATQRTGLQFKGRVTDGSDPPVEYHRKGSAASQMQLSDIDEDWLRSARHLHGTGVFAAISANCFEVSQRAMNLMRTAGRTVSFDPNLRPVLWPSTEEMRTRINTLADGADWIFPGLSEGQLLTRRDTPEEIARYYCERGAKAVVIKLGADGAYYDTGDEQGYVPGCPVASVVDTVGAGDGFAVGVISAKLEGLSWRKAVERGSWIGSRAVQVLGDTEGLPTRQELEQAGY from the coding sequence ATGAGCCATACCCTGGACGTAGTGACTTTTGGCGAAGCGATGATGCTGCTAGTTGCTGACCAGCCAGGGCCGCTGGAGCAGGCGCGTGGCTTTTCCAAACGCACGGCCGGTGCCGAGACCAATGTTGCCATCGGCCTGTCGCGCCTGGGCAACAAGGTTGGCTGGGCCAGCCGCCTGGGTGATGACTCCATGGGCCGCTACCTGTTGGCTGAAATGCAGGGCGAGGGCATCGATTGCTCGCATGTCGTAAGCGCCGCCACTCAGCGCACCGGCCTGCAATTCAAGGGCAGGGTGACCGATGGCAGCGATCCCCCGGTCGAATACCATCGCAAGGGTTCGGCCGCAAGCCAGATGCAGCTGTCCGACATTGACGAAGACTGGCTGCGTAGTGCCCGCCATTTGCACGGTACAGGTGTGTTTGCCGCAATTTCAGCTAATTGCTTCGAGGTCTCGCAACGCGCCATGAACCTGATGCGGACGGCCGGAAGAACCGTCAGTTTCGATCCCAATCTGCGCCCGGTGCTATGGCCGTCGACTGAAGAAATGCGCACACGTATCAATACGCTTGCCGACGGGGCCGACTGGATCTTCCCTGGGCTTTCTGAAGGCCAGTTACTGACGCGGCGCGACACGCCTGAGGAAATCGCCCGCTATTATTGCGAGCGTGGCGCCAAGGCCGTGGTAATCAAGCTGGGCGCGGATGGCGCCTATTACGATACAGGGGACGAGCAGGGCTATGTGCCCGGATGCCCGGTCGCATCGGTTGTCGATACCGTAGGGGCCGGCGATGGCTTCGCTGTGGGTGTAATCAGCGCCAAGCTAGAGGGTCTGTCCTGGCGAAAGGCGGTGGAGCGGGGTAGCTGGATAGGCTCGCGCGCCGTCCAGGTGCTGGGCGACACTGAGGGTTTGCCGACTCGCCAGGAGCTCGAGCAGGCGGGTTACTGA
- a CDS encoding ABC transporter substrate-binding protein, producing the protein MLAEAAVLGLRLSLQVLGLVALMLGLVACTQEPVNSPYPAGHEQDNVLYTAFSQRSPKHLDPASSYSSDETPFTYSIYEPLYGYDYLARPYHLVPRAAASIDPPTYYDAAGNILPDDAPGQDIAVSVYDIRIKPGIRFQPHPAFARDANGKPVYWPISSGQLEGKFGIDDFQHTGTRELVADDYVYAFRRLASPRVVSPVYGVMAEHIAGMRDYGEVLKQHDEVLREQAGGGDAAWMDLRRMGFDGVLALDDHTLRIKVIGKYPQFKYWLAMTFTAPVPWEADRFYHQPGMAEHNLSLNTWPVGTGPYMLSESIVNRRHVLQRNPNFRGEPYPCTGEPGDQDIGLLDDCGKLTPFIDRIVFSLEKEGVPLMGKFIQGYYDIPQVERGDYGVAMRVAAGDSTEKAALYEDHGLQLRSATEAQVFYLGFNWLDPVVGKGDTPEQTERNRKLRQALSIAFNWEQYVSIFQNGEAQVAYGPVPPGVPGYQALPEGLNEQVYTLEDGRAERRPLDDARRLLAEAGYPEGRDALSGRPLILHFDSAGGMGSSAMLDWMRRQLAAIGIQLEVRATDYNRFQDKMRNGSAQLYMWGWVADYPDAENFLFLLYGPHAKVATGGENASNYQNDEFDRLFEEMRFLDDGPEKEALVHRMVQIVQQDAPWMFGYFPKSGGAYQAWVRNAKPTQMVRNTLQYYRIEPALRAQKIQQWNAPVWWPLWLLAAVLAVGAGLAWRTARRRDGAAALADLPDVARKP; encoded by the coding sequence ATGCTGGCAGAAGCAGCAGTGCTAGGGCTGCGTCTGTCATTGCAGGTGCTGGGCTTGGTGGCGCTGATGCTGGGCCTGGTCGCTTGCACGCAAGAGCCCGTCAATAGTCCCTATCCGGCCGGCCATGAGCAAGACAACGTGTTGTACACGGCGTTTTCCCAGCGCTCGCCCAAGCATCTGGATCCGGCCAGTTCGTATTCCAGCGACGAGACGCCATTTACCTATTCCATTTATGAGCCGCTGTACGGATACGATTATCTGGCGCGGCCCTACCACCTGGTGCCGCGCGCTGCAGCATCGATTGACCCGCCCACTTACTATGATGCTGCAGGCAATATCCTGCCCGACGATGCGCCCGGGCAGGATATTGCCGTCAGCGTCTACGACATACGTATCAAGCCCGGCATACGGTTCCAGCCCCACCCCGCATTTGCCCGCGACGCCAACGGCAAGCCCGTGTATTGGCCCATTTCTTCCGGTCAGCTTGAAGGCAAGTTCGGCATCGACGATTTCCAGCACACCGGTACGCGCGAGCTGGTGGCGGACGACTACGTCTATGCCTTTCGCCGATTGGCCAGTCCGCGTGTCGTATCGCCTGTGTATGGCGTGATGGCCGAGCATATCGCGGGCATGCGCGACTACGGGGAGGTCTTGAAGCAGCACGATGAAGTCCTGCGAGAACAGGCGGGCGGCGGCGACGCCGCCTGGATGGACTTGCGCAGGATGGGATTCGATGGCGTTTTGGCGCTGGATGACCACACGTTGCGCATCAAGGTAATCGGCAAGTATCCGCAATTCAAGTACTGGCTGGCCATGACTTTTACCGCGCCCGTTCCTTGGGAAGCCGACCGCTTTTACCACCAGCCCGGCATGGCCGAGCACAACTTGTCGCTGAATACCTGGCCAGTGGGTACCGGGCCTTATATGCTGAGCGAGTCCATCGTCAACCGCCGCCATGTCCTGCAGCGCAACCCTAATTTCCGTGGCGAGCCCTATCCTTGCACGGGCGAGCCTGGGGACCAGGATATCGGCTTGCTCGACGACTGCGGAAAACTCACGCCCTTTATCGACCGTATTGTGTTTTCGCTGGAGAAAGAAGGCGTACCCCTGATGGGCAAGTTCATACAGGGGTATTACGACATTCCGCAAGTCGAACGTGGCGACTACGGGGTGGCGATGCGCGTGGCGGCGGGCGATTCGACAGAGAAGGCAGCCCTTTACGAAGACCACGGACTGCAATTGCGCAGCGCCACCGAAGCGCAGGTTTTCTATCTGGGTTTCAACTGGCTGGATCCTGTCGTGGGCAAAGGCGATACGCCCGAGCAAACAGAGCGCAATCGCAAGCTGCGCCAGGCGCTTAGCATTGCCTTCAACTGGGAGCAGTATGTTTCCATTTTCCAGAACGGCGAAGCGCAAGTTGCTTACGGTCCTGTTCCTCCGGGCGTGCCCGGCTATCAAGCCTTGCCCGAAGGGCTTAACGAACAGGTATACACGCTGGAGGACGGACGGGCAGAACGGCGCCCCCTGGACGACGCGCGCCGCTTGCTGGCAGAGGCGGGGTATCCGGAGGGCCGCGATGCACTATCGGGCCGGCCATTGATTCTGCATTTCGATTCGGCGGGCGGCATGGGCTCCAGCGCCATGCTCGACTGGATGCGTCGTCAACTGGCGGCCATAGGCATACAGCTGGAAGTACGCGCCACTGATTACAACCGCTTCCAGGACAAGATGCGCAACGGCAGTGCCCAGCTATATATGTGGGGATGGGTGGCCGACTATCCGGATGCCGAAAACTTTCTGTTCCTGCTGTATGGCCCGCACGCCAAAGTGGCCACGGGCGGGGAAAATGCGTCGAACTATCAAAACGACGAGTTCGACCGGCTGTTCGAGGAAATGCGCTTTCTGGACGACGGCCCAGAGAAAGAAGCCCTGGTGCATCGCATGGTACAGATCGTTCAGCAGGACGCGCCATGGATGTTTGGCTATTTCCCCAAATCCGGCGGCGCCTATCAGGCCTGGGTCCGTAACGCCAAGCCCACGCAAATGGTGCGCAATACCTTGCAGTACTACCGTATCGAGCCGGCCTTGCGTGCGCAGAAGATACAACAATGGAATGCCCCGGTGTGGTGGCCTTTATGGCTGCTGGCGGCAGTGCTGGCTGTCGGCGCCGGCCTGGCCTGGCGGACGGCACGGCGGCGGGACGGCGCGGCCGCGTTGGCTGACCTGCCTGATGTTGCGAGGAAGCCATGA
- a CDS encoding thermonuclease family protein yields the protein MNRFLNLLVHKLLHALTARGGVSLAVLVFVGALAGWGSQYGHRNVGATTTAGAPPGSYSLAGRVVQVTDGDTFSLLVNGRELRIRLASIDAPETGNSKNQRPGQPYAQASRKALAALIAGKSITAQCHEQDHYERHICDVPLPDGTTANRQLVQKGMAWANMEKRGKFLRDASLPAVQEQARAAGLGIWQQPEAVAPWVWRYQCWQKQQC from the coding sequence GTGAACCGTTTTTTGAATCTGCTGGTGCACAAGCTGCTGCACGCCTTGACGGCGCGGGGCGGCGTGTCCTTGGCAGTGCTGGTCTTCGTCGGTGCGCTGGCGGGCTGGGGTTCCCAGTACGGCCACCGCAATGTCGGCGCCACCACCACTGCCGGAGCACCGCCTGGCAGCTATTCCCTAGCGGGCCGGGTCGTTCAAGTCACCGACGGCGACACCTTCAGTCTGCTGGTCAATGGACGCGAGTTGCGCATACGCCTGGCCAGCATCGACGCGCCAGAGACCGGCAACAGCAAGAACCAGCGTCCCGGCCAGCCCTATGCCCAGGCATCGCGCAAAGCCCTGGCGGCGCTTATCGCCGGCAAGTCCATCACGGCCCAGTGCCATGAACAAGATCATTACGAACGGCATATCTGCGATGTGCCCCTGCCCGACGGCACCACGGCCAACCGGCAACTGGTGCAAAAGGGCATGGCTTGGGCAAACATGGAGAAGCGCGGCAAGTTTCTGCGCGATGCCAGCCTGCCTGCCGTGCAGGAGCAAGCGCGCGCGGCCGGCCTGGGCATCTGGCAACAGCCAGAGGCCGTAGCGCCCTGGGTTTGGCGCTATCAATGCTGGCAGAAGCAGCAGTGCTAG
- a CDS encoding 2-hydroxyacid dehydrogenase has protein sequence MSRKQVLVYRELPPAQLQRIRDEHEVTIANPRVAGQERAFLDALPTAEGLIGSSYAIDDLLLKLAPRLQVISSISVGVDKFDVDALQQRGITLCHTPGVLTETVADLLFALVLGTSRRILELGRYVQQGRWKRSIGEDLYGWDVHGKTLGILGYGRIGQALAQRAALGFRMPVLYHTRTPVGSGLPEGKARSASFDEVLQRSDFVVIVLPLTEQTRGMMGAAEFARMKPGAILINGARGPIVQETALLDALDSGHLRAAGLDVFDIEPLPQDSPLRDHPQILPLPHAGSATHETRAAMAEMATTNLLMALRGETPLAAYRRG, from the coding sequence ATGAGTCGCAAGCAGGTTCTGGTCTATCGAGAGTTGCCGCCGGCGCAGTTGCAACGCATCCGTGACGAGCACGAGGTCACCATTGCCAATCCCCGGGTCGCCGGACAAGAGCGTGCCTTTCTGGACGCCCTGCCGACGGCGGAAGGCCTCATCGGGTCCAGCTACGCTATTGACGATTTGCTGCTTAAACTGGCGCCGCGCTTGCAAGTTATTTCCAGTATTTCGGTTGGCGTCGACAAGTTCGATGTCGATGCCTTGCAGCAACGCGGCATTACCCTATGCCATACACCGGGCGTCCTGACAGAGACGGTCGCAGACCTGCTCTTCGCGCTGGTGCTCGGAACCAGCCGGCGCATTCTCGAACTGGGGCGCTATGTGCAACAGGGCCGCTGGAAGCGCAGCATAGGAGAAGACCTATACGGCTGGGATGTACATGGCAAGACGCTGGGCATATTGGGTTATGGCCGGATCGGGCAGGCGCTGGCACAACGCGCCGCCCTGGGTTTTCGAATGCCCGTGCTCTATCACACCCGTACGCCCGTAGGCAGTGGTCTGCCGGAAGGCAAGGCGCGCAGCGCAAGCTTCGATGAAGTGCTGCAGCGATCTGATTTCGTGGTTATTGTGTTGCCGCTTACCGAGCAGACCCGGGGGATGATGGGGGCGGCGGAATTTGCACGGATGAAGCCGGGTGCAATTCTGATCAATGGGGCACGCGGCCCCATTGTCCAGGAAACAGCCTTGCTGGACGCTCTGGATAGCGGCCACTTGCGTGCCGCCGGCCTGGACGTCTTCGACATCGAACCGCTGCCGCAGGATTCTCCCTTGCGCGATCATCCGCAAATACTACCCTTGCCGCACGCCGGCTCGGCGACTCACGAAACGCGCGCCGCCATGGCCGAAATGGCGACGACCAATCTGCTTATGGCGCTGCGCGGTGAAACCCCGCTGGCGGCCTACCGGCGCGGCTAG
- the eda gene encoding bifunctional 4-hydroxy-2-oxoglutarate aldolase/2-dehydro-3-deoxy-phosphogluconate aldolase, protein MNALELLEHSPVMPVIVIHDLDTAVDLARALVTGGVRSLEITLRSENALQAIRVISKEVPEALVGVGTVRNARQLDQALEAGARFAVSPGLTPDIAHAVRLAGIPFLPGVATASESMHAADQGFTVQKLFPAEAVGGAALLKALYGPLPDIVFCPTGGINASNAATYLALPNVKCVGGSWLTPENAVAGRDWAAITRLAQEACRLQ, encoded by the coding sequence ATGAACGCACTGGAACTCCTTGAACATAGCCCGGTCATGCCGGTCATCGTCATCCACGACCTGGACACGGCCGTCGACCTGGCCCGCGCGCTGGTAACCGGGGGCGTACGCAGTCTCGAAATTACACTGCGTTCGGAAAATGCTCTACAGGCCATACGCGTGATCAGCAAGGAAGTGCCCGAGGCCCTGGTGGGCGTGGGCACGGTGCGCAACGCACGCCAACTGGATCAAGCCCTGGAAGCCGGCGCCCGCTTTGCGGTCAGTCCGGGCCTGACACCGGATATCGCCCACGCCGTTCGCCTTGCAGGCATACCCTTCCTGCCGGGCGTAGCCACGGCATCCGAATCCATGCACGCTGCGGACCAGGGCTTTACCGTGCAAAAGCTTTTCCCGGCTGAAGCCGTGGGCGGCGCAGCCTTGTTGAAAGCCTTGTATGGGCCTTTGCCCGATATCGTCTTTTGCCCCACCGGCGGCATCAACGCAAGCAATGCCGCCACTTATCTGGCGCTGCCAAATGTGAAATGTGTCGGGGGCTCGTGGCTGACGCCTGAAAACGCGGTGGCCGGGCGCGACTGGGCTGCCATCACGCGCCTGGCACAAGAGGCGTGCCGTCTCCAGTAG
- a CDS encoding isovaleryl-CoA dehydrogenase, with translation MAWTTHEVTNQVPDLGDYNLYTSDAALQEGVLREGGAAHTETLHHYGARLGLAETIELANQANRHKPELVMFDRQGRRVDGVDFHPAWHRFMRLAFMQGMHSGAWSHPGAGAQVARAAAYLMHGQVEAGSLCPVTMTSAAIPILQKEDWFDSVASRLYSSQYDQRDAPLSDKTSMMVGMGMTEKQGGSDLRSNTTRARPLAQSGRGLPYHLVGHKWFFSSPMSDAHLVLARHDEAYSCFYVPRWLDDGSKNAVRIQRLKDKLGNASNASVEVELQDAVGILVGEEGRGIATLVEMASYTRLDCVLGSTALLRQAVVQAVHHARHRMAFGELLINQPLMQSVLMDLALESEAATALALRLARAFDAPDEPLNQAYRRILTPAAKFWICKRSIEATAECMEVWGGNGYIETGPMARLYREAPVNSIWEGSGNIMCLDVLRALRRHPELAAVLLDSLEEDAAGDTMLQARASSLRQLLGTTGPALEAAARHIAQEIVLLVQAGLLRRHGTATLADAFIRSRYAGAGRVYGVTPAAFALSSVLDRCWSGAD, from the coding sequence ATGGCATGGACCACGCACGAAGTCACGAATCAGGTGCCCGACCTGGGCGACTACAACCTGTATACCTCGGATGCCGCCTTGCAAGAGGGGGTGTTGCGTGAAGGTGGCGCTGCTCATACCGAGACCTTGCACCATTACGGCGCCCGCCTCGGCCTGGCCGAAACCATCGAGCTGGCCAACCAGGCCAATCGCCACAAGCCCGAGCTTGTCATGTTCGATCGCCAGGGGCGCCGGGTCGATGGGGTCGACTTCCATCCGGCATGGCACCGCTTCATGCGCCTGGCCTTTATGCAAGGCATGCACAGCGGCGCCTGGTCTCATCCCGGGGCGGGGGCGCAGGTGGCGCGCGCAGCCGCTTACCTGATGCACGGCCAGGTGGAAGCGGGCTCTTTATGCCCCGTCACCATGACCTCGGCAGCCATCCCTATATTGCAAAAGGAAGACTGGTTCGATTCCGTCGCTAGCCGCCTTTACTCATCGCAATACGACCAGCGGGATGCTCCGCTTTCCGACAAAACGTCCATGATGGTGGGTATGGGCATGACCGAGAAGCAGGGTGGTTCGGACTTGCGCAGCAATACGACCCGGGCACGGCCTCTGGCACAGAGTGGTCGGGGCTTGCCCTACCATCTGGTGGGACACAAGTGGTTCTTCTCGTCGCCCATGTCGGACGCCCACCTGGTGCTGGCCCGCCATGACGAGGCTTATTCCTGCTTCTATGTGCCGCGCTGGCTGGACGACGGCAGCAAGAACGCCGTGCGCATTCAGCGCTTGAAGGACAAGTTGGGCAACGCCTCGAATGCCAGTGTGGAAGTCGAGTTGCAGGATGCCGTAGGCATATTGGTCGGCGAGGAGGGCCGTGGCATCGCCACGCTGGTGGAAATGGCCTCGTACACGCGCCTGGATTGCGTCCTGGGCAGCACGGCATTGCTGCGGCAGGCCGTCGTGCAAGCCGTCCATCATGCCCGGCACCGGATGGCCTTCGGCGAGCTGCTGATAAATCAGCCGCTGATGCAAAGCGTGCTCATGGACCTGGCTCTGGAAAGTGAAGCTGCCACGGCGCTGGCGCTGCGTCTGGCGCGGGCCTTTGACGCGCCAGACGAGCCCCTGAACCAGGCCTATCGGCGTATTCTCACGCCGGCGGCAAAGTTCTGGATTTGCAAGCGCAGCATAGAGGCCACGGCTGAATGCATGGAGGTGTGGGGCGGCAATGGTTATATAGAAACCGGGCCCATGGCGCGTCTGTATCGCGAGGCGCCGGTCAATTCAATTTGGGAAGGATCCGGCAACATCATGTGCCTGGACGTCTTGCGGGCGCTACGTCGTCATCCCGAACTTGCCGCTGTGTTGTTGGACTCGCTCGAGGAGGATGCCGCAGGCGACACGATGCTGCAGGCGCGTGCCAGCAGTCTGCGTCAGTTGCTCGGGACCACAGGCCCGGCGCTGGAAGCCGCAGCACGGCACATCGCCCAGGAGATTGTCCTGCTGGTTCAGGCTGGCTTGTTGCGTCGACATGGAACCGCAACACTGGCCGACGCCTTCATCCGCAGTCGTTACGCTGGTGCGGGCCGGGTATACGGCGTGACCCCGGCAGCGTTTGCCTTGAGCAGCGTCCTTGATCGCTGCTGGAGCGGCGCGGACTAA
- a CDS encoding sugar phosphate isomerase/epimerase family protein — MNPSRPIIVSLSSFGATEVQRHGQAWFVHLCKQAGADGVEVRGELLHGHAGEHEQIRAAVAETALYCVYSSPQMLWTAQGRFDEDALRLGLDDAAAIGASVLKMSIGGFNDSSIDSLGRLAAALGSTDIVLMIENDQTHGAGTVHALKRFFAALDEAGIKLGMTFDVGNWHWTGECPLLAARSFAGRVRYVHCKGVQRRVDRWVAVPLTDSAAPWRAVLRRLPTSVPHAIEYPLVGNDLTTITRDAIAQLRALET; from the coding sequence ATGAATCCTTCCAGACCCATTATTGTGTCGCTGTCTTCCTTCGGGGCCACAGAGGTGCAACGCCATGGCCAAGCCTGGTTCGTCCATCTGTGCAAGCAGGCGGGCGCTGACGGCGTGGAGGTCCGTGGCGAATTACTGCATGGACACGCCGGCGAGCATGAACAAATCCGCGCTGCGGTTGCCGAGACGGCTTTGTATTGTGTTTATTCCAGCCCGCAAATGCTCTGGACGGCGCAAGGTCGCTTCGATGAGGACGCGCTGCGGCTGGGCCTCGACGACGCCGCAGCAATAGGGGCCAGCGTTTTGAAGATGTCCATCGGCGGCTTTAACGACAGCTCGATCGATTCGCTCGGCCGGCTTGCTGCGGCGCTGGGCAGCACCGACATCGTCCTGATGATAGAAAACGACCAGACCCATGGCGCGGGCACCGTACACGCCTTGAAACGCTTTTTTGCTGCGCTGGACGAAGCTGGCATCAAGCTGGGCATGACCTTCGATGTGGGCAATTGGCACTGGACGGGCGAATGTCCGCTGCTGGCGGCTCGGTCTTTTGCTGGACGTGTCCGCTATGTACACTGCAAAGGTGTGCAACGTCGGGTGGACCGATGGGTGGCGGTCCCATTGACGGATTCCGCCGCTCCCTGGCGAGCGGTGCTGCGCCGTTTGCCCACCAGTGTGCCGCATGCCATCGAATACCCCCTGGTAGGCAACGACCTGACAACGATTACGCGGGATGCGATTGCGCAACTGCGCGCCTTGGAGACCTGA